One Solanum lycopersicum chromosome 4, SLM_r2.1 DNA window includes the following coding sequences:
- the LOC101245540 gene encoding ubiquitin-ribosomal protein eL40 fusion protein-like, with amino-acid sequence MGGDDQQRGFRVRREDGDGSLQVLIFDLSQQSSPSNLLNLSFSIEQESASHMRLRGGIIESSWWLWLGSTRKFVASAMKCGHNNQLRPKKKIVDGEFESVNM; translated from the coding sequence ATGGGAGGCGACGACCAACAAAGGGGTTTTCGGGTACGCCGAGAAGATGGAGATGGGAGTTTGCAGGTCCTAATCTTCGATCTTTCACAACAATCGTCTCCTTCTAATCTCTTAAACTTGTCTTTTTCAATCGAGCAAGAGTCAGCATCACATATGAGGCTTCGTGGAGGAATTATTGAGTCTTCTTGGTGGCTTTGGCTAGGAAGTACAAGGAAATTTGTTGCAAGTGCTATGAAGTGTGGGCACAACAACCAGTTGAGGCCTAAGAAGAAGATAGTAGATGGTGAATTTGAATCTGTCAACATGTAG